One window of Steroidobacteraceae bacterium genomic DNA carries:
- a CDS encoding ShlB/FhaC/HecB family hemolysin secretion/activation protein, whose translation MRRRIRTTCTASIVGMGLLLSLSVGAQQTKQEVGASPTAQAHFDVQEFRVLGNSLLSRRTIESAVYSFAGPGRTAADVQAARSALEDAYRAAGYGAVFVDVPEQDVTQGVVRLKVTEGKLDRVRVVGAQYFSARDIKSAIPAATSGMSPHVPSLQSQLSSLNQVTRDRAVTPVMKMGRTPGTVDLDLRVVEDLPLHGSLSVNDRYTADTSRSRIGASLSYDNLLQRAHSIALQYQVSPEEPSETQVWAATYALPIPDTGWLLALYAVRSDSDVAAIGALSVLGKGRIQGVRAIRRLPGNARFSQSLTLGLDHKDFLEDIRLDVSNGLLTPIEYWNASLLYSGALRGESTNSSFDLGLGLGPRRLGTTAQEFADKRFKGRSNYWYLRSNIRHTRNLPTGFSVAGRLSWQYAPAPLISNEQFSMGGAESVRGYLEAQEFGDYGFSASLELHSPSLLKYIGGGAKALDLFAFYDVGVTSIHDPLPENGVRAAQTDRFDLASVGLGLRFLGYHGLDLALDWAYPLVSADTVDAGDDRLHFDVRYNF comes from the coding sequence ATGCGTCGCCGAATCCGCACCACTTGTACCGCGTCAATTGTCGGTATGGGGCTATTGCTGAGCTTGAGTGTCGGTGCACAGCAAACGAAACAGGAGGTCGGAGCGTCGCCCACCGCTCAAGCGCATTTCGATGTGCAGGAATTTCGTGTTCTCGGCAACTCATTACTATCGCGCCGAACAATCGAGTCCGCCGTCTATTCGTTTGCAGGACCGGGGCGGACGGCGGCAGACGTGCAGGCAGCGCGGTCGGCGTTGGAAGATGCCTACCGGGCGGCCGGCTACGGCGCAGTGTTCGTGGACGTACCGGAGCAGGATGTCACCCAAGGCGTCGTTCGCCTGAAGGTGACCGAGGGAAAACTAGATAGGGTACGCGTCGTCGGTGCGCAATATTTTTCCGCACGCGATATCAAGTCAGCTATTCCAGCTGCGACGAGCGGTATGTCGCCGCACGTGCCCAGCCTGCAGTCGCAATTGAGTTCGCTGAATCAGGTAACGCGCGACCGGGCGGTCACGCCGGTCATGAAAATGGGTCGGACTCCCGGTACCGTTGATTTGGATTTGCGCGTTGTCGAGGACTTGCCGCTGCATGGTTCGCTTTCGGTCAACGACCGCTACACGGCCGACACGTCGCGCAGTCGCATTGGCGCATCGCTCAGTTACGACAACCTGCTTCAGCGAGCGCACAGTATCGCTCTGCAATATCAAGTCTCACCCGAAGAACCGAGTGAGACACAAGTGTGGGCGGCAACATATGCGCTCCCGATTCCCGACACTGGCTGGCTGCTTGCGCTATATGCGGTGCGATCCGACAGCGACGTCGCCGCCATAGGGGCACTGTCGGTGCTTGGCAAAGGACGGATCCAGGGCGTGCGCGCCATTCGTCGTTTGCCGGGGAACGCGCGTTTTTCGCAATCCTTGACCCTTGGTTTGGACCACAAGGATTTTCTGGAGGACATTCGGCTGGATGTCAGCAACGGCTTGTTGACGCCGATAGAGTACTGGAATGCATCTTTGCTTTATTCCGGGGCCTTGCGCGGCGAGTCTACGAATAGCAGTTTCGACCTCGGATTGGGACTTGGGCCTCGTCGATTGGGAACGACCGCTCAAGAGTTTGCCGACAAGCGTTTCAAGGGGCGCAGCAACTACTGGTACCTGCGGAGCAATATCCGCCACACGCGTAACCTGCCGACAGGTTTTTCGGTGGCCGGGCGGTTGTCCTGGCAATACGCGCCAGCGCCGCTGATCAGCAACGAGCAGTTTTCAATGGGCGGGGCCGAAAGTGTGCGCGGCTATCTCGAAGCACAAGAGTTCGGCGATTACGGATTCTCTGCGTCTTTGGAGCTGCACAGCCCGTCGCTACTCAAGTATATCGGCGGTGGCGCGAAGGCTCTTGATCTATTTGCGTTCTATGATGTGGGTGTCACCAGTATTCACGATCCGCTTCCCGAGAACGGTGTGCGTGCTGCCCAGACAGATCGCTTCGATCTTGCAAGCGTAGGGTTGGGGCTGAGATTTCTCGGTTATCACGGCCTGGATCTGGCGCTTGATTGGGCCTACCCGCTGGTGAGTGCGGATACTGTAGATGCGGGCGACGATCGGTTGCACTTCGATGTCCGATACAATTTCTGA